DNA sequence from the Coturnix japonica isolate 7356 chromosome 3, Coturnix japonica 2.1, whole genome shotgun sequence genome:
AAATGAGCCAATCAATATAGTTCTCTAAAGAACTATATGTATAAAGATTTGTTGTAGTAGCCTCTACTGTCTTACTATTAAGTACAGCCACTTGAAGGgggatatttttaattttagatgaACTGTAAAGTTCCCTCAGTCTTGCTACAAATTCCTTGAAAACATAAGTTAGCACTGCATTTCTAAGGTGAAAGTAGTATCAGTGAATCCTTCCAGGGTGCTAAGAGAGATGCTGTTCTTCCTTGCCAggcaaaaacattttcctttctttccctttcatgtCTCCCACAAGGATCTTAGCTACAGTATTTTGCTGACTGTTGGGAGTGTTTATGAAAGTTGCTTCATCTTAGTTCTATTTCGGTGACTCAAGGATGCTCCCAAGCCCAAATGTTCCCTGCAGCTGTACACTAAGCTGTCTCCGTAACTGTTGATGCAGTCTGCATTTGAATCTTTGATAACAAGTCCTTGTATGTTAAATGTCAAATGTTTTTATCTCTGCTCTACACAGACAgcattttccatggaaatgaagaaaCTTTCTACTGTAGGTCTCAGACCAGCTTAGACAGGTGTCCAGTGGACTTCAGCTACTTGAATGGTAATGGACCCAATGGGAGTGTGTGCAGTGCACACAGCATGAACTCCCTGAATCGTTCACAAAACTTCATCCAGGCATCTCCAATGTCCTCAAATCTGAGCATCCCTGGAAGTGACATCATGAGAGCAGACTATATCCCCAGCCACAGACATAGTGCAATCATAGTCCCGTCTTACCGACCAACTCCAGATTATGAAACTGTTATGAGGCAAATGAAAAGAGGGGTGATCCAGATGGACAGCCAAAGTCAGTCTTTGAGGAATCTCAATATTGGAAACACACATGCTTATAACCAGCCAGAAGACCTAGTTTACAGTCAACCTGAGATTCGAGAGAGGCATCCTTATACAGTCACATATGGACCTCAGGGTGGTAGCTATAACAAGCCTGTTACCCCCTCTGACCAAATGAACCCTAAAAATGCTGTGCAAAATAAGACAGCAGCCAGTGCCATATCGCACACGGTCAGTACACCAGAACTGGCTAAtatgcagctgcagagcagccagaaTTACAATACTGCTCATATGTTAAAGAACTATCTCTTcagacccccacccccatacCCACGCCCACGTCCTGCCACCAGCACACCTGACCTTGCAAGCCACCGGCACAAGTATGTCAGCGGGAGCAGTCCCGACTTGGTCACACGCAAAGTCCAGCTCTCAGTAAAGACGTTCCAGGAGGACAGCTCACCCGTCGTCCGTCAGTCACTGCAGGAGGTCAGCGAACCCCTCCTTGCAGTGAAGCACCATGCGGCTGTGAACAAGCGCCATAGCTTGGAGGTCATCAGCAATATGGTACGTGGTATAGAAGCCATGGCATTAAAAACCTTAAACGCTCCTCTACCACGCAGGAACACCTTGCGGGAGCAGGTGCAGCCAGAAGAGTCGGTTCAGATGGGGCATGAAGTTCAACAGGTTCCTCATTATCATCACAAAAAGACATTCTCTGATGCCACAATGCTGATACACAGTAGTGAaagtgaagaggaagaagatacCACAAAATCTGTGACACAGATAAGAGCCCTCCATGAGAACATGAAGTACAGTGCTCAGTTGCAAGCTGCCTTGGCTAGAATACCAAATAAACCTCCTCCAGAATATCCTGGGCCTCGAAAAAGCGTCAGCAACGGAGCCCTGAGACAGGACCATATTAGCACTTCTGTGGCCGTAGCCAGGGCCAAGGCCATGAGGCCAGGGCCCTCCAAGGCCATCAGTGTGTCTCGGACAGATCAAGTGGCAATAAATGGGTCCTCGCTTGGGCCCTCTATCTCAGAGCCTGACCTCACAAGCGTAAAGGAGAGGGTGAAGAAAGAACCAGTCAAGGAAAGACCTGTGTCCGAAATGTTTTCGATTGAGGACAGCATTATAGAGAGAGAAATCATGATGAGGGTAAGTGTCTTCCTTTGTTGCAGGGACTTCTTGAGAATTCGTAAGCATACAGGTCTGTTTACATGTCCAATAGCTGTTGGGTCAGTAAACTATGGGGAACACGTAGGtgggaaaacagtgttttgcttaAAGCAGACCTGGTGGGTCAGCTACAATTATATGGATCTggacttctattttttttattgtactCACTATGTGATAAATAGTTATTTAAACAATGGATGAATTTACAATAAAAACTGTGTATTTAAAGACTTCAGTgccactgcaggcagtgggagaAGTGAGGTGTGCTTGCACTTCAGCGACTTGTATTTTGAAGTTGCTTGTGCGACTTGTGGCTTGAAGTTATGCACTGAGAAATACAACTGcagtcacagaaaacaaagctttttgttttttgttttggaatttgGCTTTTAAGCAGTTCCTGAAAGAAATTAACGAATGAgccacagaaggaaataatttggaaTAGACTTAAATTTACATACTACTGTATATTCaaagaaatttagaaaaattatttataatgcTTCTTGTTCATTAGTGATTCTTACACTTATGTAATAGTTAGCAATTAAACTTGGACCTCTACGTCGTATCATGGAAACTGAGTTTACTCCATATAGCATCTTAACCTTCAAAAACAGATTTCCAAATATAAAACATAGTATTCTGTGAGTGAATACTGCAGATGTTGGTGAACAAGAAGCGTTACAGGCTCTTTTGAACTTCTGgggaagtaaagaaaaaaacttgctGAGATGCAGAAATCAAAAGGAATTTTGGATGTGAGTGAAGGGTGAGCTGAGAGGTTAGAGGTGCTGAAGTGCTCCTTTGAATAATGACACAAATCTGCCTTTGGTCAAAATGTGTTTTAgttgtaaatatatttttttttcgGAAGTAAATTAGTTGTGTTAGCATTGAGCTTTTGAGGTGGTTCCTAGTTCAGGTGCCTTAATGCATGCAAATGTTCCCTTATTGTAGGAACCCCATACTACACTAGTGCTGGTTTGAAAACCTTAATCTTGCAAGAGCAGGCTTTAGCTTGTAAAGAGtcataaaaagtaaaaatgaaaaaaagcaaaaggaaaaggcttgtgttttcctccctcctgaaataagaaaagaaagcaaagagtttTTGGAATTTtgctctgcctttctgtttgtttttactcaGTGTTCTGGAGGAAAGTGCTGGTGGTGAAAAAGCTCACAGGCTTCTGAAAAAACACACTGTGTCTGAGGGTCTTCAGGTTCAGTTTACTATTTCCAAGAGCTGAACTTGGTCTGTGTGGTGACCACAGCTTTGGTTCTCAGCATGCTGAGAACCAGGCTTCCATAATGCTCATCTCTTCATCCAAATCTGGGAGAAAGAACTGTGACAGGAATAGAATAAAACATTCGTGACTTGGTTCATTCTGGAGATTGTCTCCTTTCTCTGTGACTCCCAGAGACATTCGGAAGGCAGCAGGATGAGCTGAGAATTTGTACTCGGGTTTGCCGCATTGTAGCATAATACAAAGCATGAATGTGAGAAACAGTACCTCCCTAAACACACCTCAATTTTTAGTGTGAAATACATCACAGGTACTATTTGAATCACCATACCTGGGTGCATCAAAAGACTTCACTTTGAGTATTAATacaggatgcttttttttttctcctctaaaatacatttgtatgtTGGAATAGATTaaaattattgcttttaaaaagacGCCCCAGGTGTCTTGGCTACAGTAAAGCTACTTGAAATGTACAGGGTGATGTGTTTTGTGTCCTAAGTTCAGAGCAGTATTTGCAGAAAAATGCTCAAGATTGTATTTGTGTGTCTTCTGATGGCACGTAAACTGTATTAGAAGCTGGGATTGCtcctttgaaattaaaattctgtGCTCGTGTAGGAGCAGGCCTTTGAGGAATAACAGGAAGAATAGAGGTTGTATTTGAATTTATGATGCTAATGGTGATCATCTGCATTCCTTGGCCAGAAAGTTGCAGATtttggagattaaaaaaacattccAGCATTTTACTGGCATTATAAATAATCACACAGAGATGAAAACGTGCCTTTTCTTGCCAAAAGAATctagaaaagcagaagatggCAGGCCTGGAGGCCCAGAAGAGGCCCTTGATGTTGGCAGCACTGAACGGACTTTCAGTTGCTAGGGTTCCAGTGCCGGAGGACAGCCAGGATGAAGTAGCCAAGGTGCCAATGGATGAGAGGGTAAGATGCAGGCTCATGAAatgttcatttcctttgttcCCAGCAGTACGAAGTTTCTAAAATATTAACATTCGATTTAACATATGAAACAATTTCTCATAACCATTTTTAGAGTCATTAATGTCAAAGGTCTGCAACTAATGCTTGTGCATCTTCTGATGCTAAGTGTTTTAAGTCTCTTCAATATTCACATAAGTCAGtggaagctggggctgtgcacCATTTCACTGCAGTCAGCATCATGTAAGATCAAGCTGTAAATTTAATCTTTTGCACATATTTTGCTTGATAAAggagtatttaaaaatatcatccTTAGAATATTTCATGTTCTGGTACAACTAACAAGTTCAGGTAATGTCTGAGcgaattaaagaaaaaagctgacTGTCTCCTAATGTTTGCACATCTGAGTATGTGCATGTATCAGGTtgatttcagaaattaaaagcagtttcTGCTGTTAAGATTTCAAAGACATTTGCTAAGAATATTTCTGGCTTTTTGAGCAGAATTTTCCAGCCTTATCTTTCTGGTATGCATATGACAGAGCTCAGCCTCAGTTTGCATGTGTGTGAGGTTTTGTTCAGTCACAGAAGCTGCATACATGCAGGCTGCACGGTATTTTGAAACTGGATTACTTCATATACAGATATATACAGATAATATACAGAATCAGTATtgtatttaatgtgtttttccttcGTATGGTATCCATCTTAAAAATAGCgttgcaataaaataaaacaaatgtaaaatttaCTTGTTTCATTTAGTAGAAATAGAGAAAGTCATGTTTCCTCAGACAACTGTGACCAAAACAAGAAGAGAGTGAGAAAATATTATGGTTGTATGTTGAAATCCAGAAAACTGATGGATGGGGTGTTCTACCAAGAAGAGTTAATCAATTGGTATTACTTTCTGTTAAATCCAAGTGCAAAATCTTGAAGCGAAAGTTGGAAGAGGGGATGGTGTTTACAGAATACGAGcaaattccaaagaaaaaggcagatggGATCTTCACCACTGCTGCCTTGCCTGAAAACACTGAGCGCAACCGCATCAGGGAAGTTGTTCCTTATGAGGAAAACCGAGTGGAGCTGGTGCCGaccaaagaaaataacacaggCTACATCAATGCTTCACATATAAAGGTAAAAGCTTTCTTGGACTTTGTATTGCAAATGAAGTTATGTTAGaactttgtttgcatttctggatgtacaatattattttccataatTCGGGAACTTAAAAAAGGTAACTTAGTCAGAACAGGGTGCGTCATTGTACACATCCATCAACATAGGCACCTCTACAGTCCCATGTCGATTAACGTGCATGAGTTGATTTATTTGCTTGAGATTTGGAATTCATTTTAAGAagaattcttgctttttttttatgtgcatCTCTGCCAACTTGTTCTCTGATGGCTAATGGAGAAAGAGATGCTACATTCCTTAAACTTCATGAACATGAGTTAGATCTTctctaatatttaaaatataaaacagttttcatggCTGTATTCCGCATCCAAAGAAAACCAATGCTGTTAGGAGTAATAGGTGTATGGATGTTTGTGTAAATATTTCAGGATGTTCACATAAATATTGTAATATTTTGTATATGGTGATGAGATCTCTATATTTCTGCTTGGGTACTGCAGTagacttcagtgttttaaaaaaaaggttCTTGTCAAGATACTCAGATTTCTTTTAGTTAATTGAACATAGAAATAACTTAAGATAAGACATGACTCTCTTACTCTATGAACATGGCCAATTTTAACAGTTTTAACTATATTGCAGTGGCTGCagatgcttgtttttcttttccagtaagAACTGACAAAAGttctttgctggtttttttGCTCTATCCTGGGAGAAGTAACTCCTTTCCTTCAGCTGACAGATACTCTTGTTGTCAGAGAGGGCTGTCTGCTTTTTATCGTTGTCAGaatccaaattaaaaagaaattaataataaacaaaacatcccgttaaatttatgttttactggagtaaaagccttttaaaatttaaagagaTTAGCTGGCCTCTTTGATTGTAGTTTACAGTATTAAATCCTGTTGAATCAACAATTTCTGAACCAGAATCTGGGCTGGCTACCATTTCTCTACTGTAGCCTGGTAGGTTGCAGATACTGAGTTTTTGCATAATCAGGGATTGGTACGATGATGGATTTCAGAGCCCATAATGTTTCGTCTACTTTGTGGGAGGATAAAGAACCCGAGATTCCTAACATAAATTATTCCCACAAGCCTGTACTAGCCTGAAAAGAATTTTCCTTGGCCAGTTCTGAGTCCACATTTCACCTTGAGTGTCAGTGTTGGACATGTACTCATTTCACATTCACAGAGCAACCAGGAACACACACAAATAGTTCAGCACATGACAAcagtctgtgccagtgtttttcctttgcactcCAAGTGGTGCTTACTGAAGCCAAACAGATGTTCTTTTGCTAAGAAGGTGAAATTGCATCTGCAAAATTTACCTCAGTGTCACAGAGTGTTTGCAGCCCAGTGTTCAATTTTTAATATCCCACAGTCAGGGCATTAAAATGCAGTAAACATTCCAGGCATCACATTCCCTTCTGACTATTTATGGGTCTCTCATATCGTGTGCCAGGAGGCTGGATATTTGGACCAGAAGTCAGCAGACAAAGAGAACTCCTATATCATCCTGATAAGATCCATGCCTGGAGGATTCAAGCTCACATCACACGACCTGTGAGCCATACggtttttcagtatttctctgcTTATTCACCACTGACCTTTGCAGTTAAGACTTGAAGATCATCACCTACACCTGAGATGCATATCATAATTAAATTTATGGATTAAGTTTTTGAGACCACTTCACCTGATTGTTTGGGTCAGACCAGCATTAATTGGAAAAGCTCAGTAAAGCCATACCACATGTGCCTGAACCAATTTGGCAGTGCAAGATGCATGCTGATGCTGTAGTGATTTTATTTACATCTAGTGCAAGAGCTTGAGGAACTTACTTGCATTGGATTCGTAGAGTTTAACTCTCCCTCCCAGAGGAGAATGGTGCATAGTATGAAGTGAAAGAACTAAGTGTACAGGGCTACTGAGCACTGTTTTCAGTGGAGTGAGAGATTTGTTACTATACAAAGACTATGCTAGCTATAGCTGCAAACATCCAGGTTTTAATCCAGTTATGTATTGGGGAAATAGACTTACATGACTCCAGCGGAATTTACTTATATAAGTAGATGGCAGtttctaaactgaaaaaaacttGAGGTAAGTGAGGAATAGATACATGAAATGAAGCCTGTCTTGATCTCACCTCTAGCTGGACCTGTCTGACTGTTGTGTTGTATGTGTGGGCATAACTGCAGCACCTCTGGCCACATCTTCAAGAGCGATTGGTGTAGTAAGAATCTGTTTAAGAAACTATTTTTTCCTTGAGTGGAAAATAGTTGGGGGAGACCCTGAACAGCGGAGGCCTTTAGCTGCCCtagtgcaaaatattttttccattcagcCTTTCTGTACTGCTGTGAGTTCATTTCCAGCAATGTAACGTCTTTTAAATGTATACAGATACTTCCTGATGCTCAGTTCTTTTTCATCATGGGTTTGTCACAGAGCCCAGGGAAGTCAGTCAGCTGCTTATTTGTACTTAAGCCATGTCTGAAACAGGGCCTTAGAATACTTTCATCTGAATAATCCAGATGCAATGGCAAGAAGAATGGATGACATTTTGTTGAAAGCTTTATGTTTATGAGCATCAAGAAAGGACTGGGAAACACAAAAGATTGGGTTTTGTCAGATTTGCTCTTATCAAAAGGATGGTTCATGTTCAGAAATTTTGAAAAAcagtggaagaagaaagcagcaaaggtTTCATTACAGTCCCTTTTGTTTAAAGGGCAGTTCTGGCACAAACGCTGCTGAGTACCTGGGCACTGattgttttttggtttctttcttctttcttcatcccAGGTTACTGTAGGCGGAGAGGAGTGGCACTACATTGCTACCCAAGGGCCTCTTCCACACACGTGCCATGACTTCTGGCAGATGGTATGGGAACAGGGGGTGAATGTTATAGCCATGGTCACAGCTGAAGAGGTATGTAAAATCACAGAACGTGGATCTTTCTGATGTGAGTCAATCTCCCATTATCGTGGCCTACCACTCCACTAACCTGCTTTTCTGTCAACAgtcctttttcctcttattctCTTTGAACATACACCTGGACTGCTCTAATACTGTATTTTGTAACTTTCTAATACTCATTTTGGCAAGTACTAAAGTGAAGTGAGCAGAACACCCATTTCTCCCTGCTTCACTCCAGTTTggccaaacaaaacaaagatgtttCCACTGGAATGTGAGAGTGCTAAACTGCTCCTGGTTGAAATGACACAGGCTTCCACACTGTCCAAGGCCAGTTCTGCATACCATCACTCTTATCAGCTGAAAAGAGACTAGAAGCTGTTGTTTCCGTATAAGTGTCcatgtaaaagaaataataaaaaatccttttattctTACGCCAAGCAAAACAGTTATTTCTATTGTGATCCAAGAACTGTGTGCTATGTTATTAAAAACTGGCACACTTTGCTAACTAACACTGCGTTCAACTTTATGCCTGATTGCTTTTAACAAACACAGGGAGTGCCATACAACATCAAGTCACTGTCCAGTTCCCAAGGCTGATGAAAACAGATACTTAGAAGTTGCTGTAGAGAATCCCTTTCTATTGAAAGGAATTGCCTAGGAGGAGAAAATTTCCTGAGATGTTGTAGACAATATCTGGCTTTTGCTCCAAGGCAAGTTTGTTCTTCAAACATTTCTAATGTGTCTGCTCTACCTCTGtaaacattttctcattcctGTTTTTTACATTCAGATATATTACACGACTGAGAATTTTAATGGATACTTTATTCATTGGGTGCTCCGTGCAATTCTGGTAATTAGGAGTATGAAAGTTTAGCTTATCTGCAGAGTTCTATTTTCTCTGGTTGCAGCAACTaactactatttttttcttcttttatgtgTGGttaaggagggaggaagaagtaAGAGTCATCGTTATTGGCCTAAACTGGGCTCTAAACACAGCTCAGCCACTTACGGGAAGTTCAAGGTGACAACCAAGTTCCGCACAGACTCCGGCTGCTATGCAACCACTGGTCTGAAGGTCAAGCATCTTCTCTCTGGGCAAGAGAGGACAGTGTGGCATTTGCAGTATACTGATTGGCCAGACCATGGATGTCCAGATGAAGTTCAAGGCTTTTTATGTAAGAATTCTTGAACTTGCCtgataaaagaaatcaaacaaaaggTTGCTTACATTCTGTTCACTGCCCCTGGTCAGAGCTGTAATTGACTTCAAATGTTTATTGCTGTGGTATAGAGATGCCTCAGCTTGGTTAGGCTTTTCTGTGATTTGGTGAAAGAAGTAGGATTCAAGAGGTAGGACCTATGGGTGAGGGTCTTGTTCTAGAAAGATGTGACAcaataggaagaaaaatcagaggCAACAGTAGTGCTAAAGAcagattatttcaaataaaaggaCATCCCAGCTGACTAATCTGTCAGCATAAGTTACTGCCACTTCCGAGCTCTAATGAGTGTATGAGACATTAGGCTGCACAGAAATGTGATTAGAAAAGTCTGAGTGAGAGAGGCTTAGATGTTAGTGAAATACAGCACAATTCTTCCAGTTCTGTGGGAGGCCCTGATTGCTGACAGCCAGTTATTTGGTAGTCCAGAGGACTTgcttcagaagagcaaaaagctTTATTACAAGTGCAGTTAGTCTGAACTCGCTGCCACTCTTCTAACCACATGCACTCACACAATGCAAAGAGTCTTCTCACTTAAATACAGTCCCAATTCATGTATTTCTGACAAAGTAGACACTGTATTCATCTGTATTGAGTTCATAAGCTTTTCTACTTCTTACCAGGTAATAAATACTATTacagtaaataataaaaaatcaaccATACTGTAACTAAAACCACTTATCTGGCGCTACAATGGAATGTGATGCAGAGAATTTTAGGTTATCACCCTGGAAGTATGTATACAGTGTACAagctctgcagcctcagcagcatGGCCCTGTTGAATCCAAGCCCTCTGTCAATGAGGCTTGTGAGTTCTAGTTTGGTCTTGACACAGATACAGTGCATTAGTGATCCTCCTTTGCATGGTGTAGGTTTGGTGTAGATAACACCTCATTTTCCTAGTCTATCACCAGGGCAGAGTCACAGAGAAGGCATTCTGGCTTTGACAAAGGAGAATCATGGGGCCTGGCTTTAAGGCAAACATATTGAGTTTGCTCTCATTGCCCAATTCCTGGTTTGTTTTGTACTGTGCTTCTCCTGCCAGCCCCTGTAGCTGTGGTCGGGCATGGCAGTAATTGGAAACGGATTGTTCCCATTTCCTCTGTCCCATTGTTTGCTACCACATACAGTCCCATTTCATGGTGTGcttcaaaatgcagcttttctgaTTCTGGTAAGCTTCCAGCCACAGCCTGCCTGCATGTATTGAAAGGACAGCTTGGGCTGCAAAGCTGTGACACCGAGAGCTGGGGCAGGAAAGCTGGCTCAAGAGTCAGTGCCTTGACTCCCTGCTATGAGTGATGGGAAGTTAAGTGTCTAAGAGCTTGAATCATAGTTTATAGAGTGCTTATCCAGCCACATGAGCTTCCAGTATGTAAGACTGTGTAGCTTGACAGTAGAATGCTTTGAACAACACTAGGGACAGCTGCGCCAACTGTTCTTGATTCGTGCAGTTAATGGAAAtgactggggggaaaaaagacagcTCCTATAAGAGCTCGTAACTGTTGAGAAACAGCCCCCGAGCAGAGAGGTGGGTAAGTCTCAGCCTTGCTATAGATGGGAGGGTGGTAGAAAGGGCAGATGGTTGCTCACGTCTGATCTTGATACTTGCTTTGACAGGGAGTAGTTTCAAGGGTTTTGATCCCAGCCTGTTAATAGCAGAAATTGCTGTAAGTAATATCTAGAATCATCTGCTTTGGGGACCTGGAGATTTGCAGACAGGAAAAtggaatttaatttttaaaaggcacaATTTAATTTAAAGGAGCAGATTCTGAAGTAATAATTGACACCCAGCTGGTACTGGCTGGATTCAGGATTGTTCAGTACACACTGGCCAAAAAatcattatataaatataaattcgTTTTGACAAAGACTGACGGAATGACTTTTTAATTTCAACTTCTATATttagatatatagatatttaCAACTTTGTGTTTTACATTGCAGCTTACTTGGAGGAGATACAGTCAGTGCGTCGCCACACCAACAGCGTGCTGGACAGCAGCAACAACTGCAACCCTCCTATTGTGGttcactgcagtgcaggggTAGGAAGGACCGGAGTGGTAATCCTAACAGAGCTGATGATTGGGTGCTTGGAGCATAATGAAGTAAGTAAGCTTTTATCTCAGGGCAGACCCTGAGCTCATTCCTTGACTAACCAGCTACATTTCTGAGGTTAAAACTAAAAGGCAGTGAAATGCTTCTGTTCTATTACCTTTGTGAAACAAGGGCATTAAACATGATAGGAAGAGATTTCCCAGAACAGAAGCTACTTATTGTAGTTTGCTGTTGGGTTGATCTTGTGTTTTCATGAACGTTATTTTAACACATTCAAAGTTCAggcttttttctgtcttctaagaatttactgtaatttttaCCTCTATTTAATTAACAGTTTAGAGACAGCATGTTCACAAAGACACGTTGACAGAGAGTCTAAACAATGTCAGTTTCCATGCGCTTATAAGTAACATTTACTGCTCTCTAAACTTGCACTTCAGACTCTTCCATCTCTTGCATTTCCTCTAATCTCATCTGGAACTAAATTTGGCTGTGTGCGTACTGAGGAATAGATGTTTATGAATAGCAGTGAATATTACAAAACTAGTAATGTAGTCTAGAGAAATGATGGGTTAAGAGCCCCAGGGGAATAACCATGTGTAGGTACTTGCTTTTCACCTGTACTATGTTGATGGAGACGTGTCCAGAAAAAACATCACATCTTGAATAACAACCTGCCACACAGCTATTTAAATGGGGATTTCTATTGCCAGAGGAACTGCTCAAAGACAAAACCTCTTGTAGACATAAGAATACGATAAGAGTGACACATTGGCACACATCAGCTGCCACTCCCAGTAATGTACATAAAATGCTCACCCACTCTTTGTGCCCATACAGTTACAGGTTGGAACCTTTCTGTGCATGGTGCTAGGTGGAAGTGGTTTCCTGGCTCATTCAAAAATGTGAGCCCTAGAGGAGACAACTTGGTACTTTGTCACTAGTTTTGAAAAGTTGCACTTTCCTCTCCactgtttttaaagaagtgaTGTGAGGAGCTTTGTTCTTCTCtatcctttctcctcctccagcagttCATTGTTCTGTAGTTACAAGATCACCTAGGGATCATGGGCTTATTTTGGTCATGAGTGGCTGAACAAGTGAAGATGAAGGAGGTATCTCCACTTCTAAGCATGTGGATGAGCCTTGACATTCAAAAGAATTCCCATCAAGTTCAGTAGGAGCAGGTGGTAGTGCTCAATAACAAAGGATTCCTCTGATGTCTCTAAAAACATACATCTTGATTAACAGTGGAAATCATTAATAGTAAAGACAATTTTCTTAAGGCTTTTGTTGCTCTAGATTGTAGaaaggtaatattttttttgtttgctaaaacccaattaaaaaaaaaaagattaaaaact
Encoded proteins:
- the PTPN14 gene encoding tyrosine-protein phosphatase non-receptor type 14, with product MPFGLKLRRTRRYNVLSKNCFVTRIRLLDSNVIECTLSVESTGQECLEAVAQRLELRETHYFGLWFLSKSQQARWVELEKPLKKQLDKFANEPLLFFGVMFYVPSVSRLQQEVTRYQYYLQVKKDILDGRLRSSLEQGIRLAGLAVQADFGDYHQFESHDFLREYVLFPMDWTQDEAVLEELTQKVAQEHRTHSGITAAEAELMYINEVERLDGFGQEMFPVKDNHGNDIHLGIFFMGIFIKNRIGRTTVIYRWNDIGNIAHNKSSIVLELINKEENVLFHTDDLENAKYISRLFAARHKFYKQNKICTEQSSSPPPIRRRPTWSRSSLPRQHPFILPPMHVQCGDHYTETHNSQDSIFHGNEETFYCRSQTSLDRCPVDFSYLNGNGPNGSVCSAHSMNSLNRSQNFIQASPMSSNLSIPGSDIMRADYIPSHRHSAIIVPSYRPTPDYETVMRQMKRGVIQMDSQSQSLRNLNIGNTHAYNQPEDLVYSQPEIRERHPYTVTYGPQGGSYNKPVTPSDQMNPKNAVQNKTAASAISHTVSTPELANMQLQSSQNYNTAHMLKNYLFRPPPPYPRPRPATSTPDLASHRHKYVSGSSPDLVTRKVQLSVKTFQEDSSPVVRQSLQEVSEPLLAVKHHAAVNKRHSLEVISNMVRGIEAMALKTLNAPLPRRNTLREQVQPEESVQMGHEVQQVPHYHHKKTFSDATMLIHSSESEEEEDTTKSVTQIRALHENMKYSAQLQAALARIPNKPPPEYPGPRKSVSNGALRQDHISTSVAVARAKAMRPGPSKAISVSRTDQVAINGSSLGPSISEPDLTSVKERVKKEPVKERPVSEMFSIEDSIIEREIMMRNLEKQKMAGLEAQKRPLMLAALNGLSVARVPVPEDSQDEVAKVPMDERCKILKRKLEEGMVFTEYEQIPKKKADGIFTTAALPENTERNRIREVVPYEENRVELVPTKENNTGYINASHIKVTVGGEEWHYIATQGPLPHTCHDFWQMVWEQGVNVIAMVTAEEEGGRSKSHRYWPKLGSKHSSATYGKFKVTTKFRTDSGCYATTGLKVKHLLSGQERTVWHLQYTDWPDHGCPDEVQGFLSYLEEIQSVRRHTNSVLDSSNNCNPPIVVHCSAGVGRTGVVILTELMIGCLEHNEKVDVPVMLRHLREQRMFMIQTIAQYKFVYQVLIQFLQNSRLI